In the genome of Gallus gallus isolate bGalGal1 chromosome 21, bGalGal1.mat.broiler.GRCg7b, whole genome shotgun sequence, one region contains:
- the PER3 gene encoding period circadian protein homolog 3 isoform X8, which translates to MVMIQEIKKCLPEEKRSSSKPSTISALNYALRCVQQVRANNEFFQALNDRRMFQTDVMTYSTEELVTLASERTPKNNDTFVAVFSLLSGRIVHISEQAASILNYKKQVLESSRFVELLAPQDASVFYAHTDQSHLPLWNTESQTASLYEYAQVKSFFCRIRGGKDQEQEMHWYPFRITPYLVHVCTSVHVDAESCCLALAEKIHSGYEAPRIPMDKRIFTTTHTPGCVFLEIDDRAVPLLGYLPQDLIGTSILMYLHPEDRPLMIAIHRKILKFAGQPPFEYLPIRFCTQNGDYVILDTSWSSFVNPWSRKVAFIIGRHKVRTSPLNEDVFATRSQEASSVEKEIKELQGQIYKLLLQPVHSNVSSGYGSLGSSGSYEHYISVASSSDSNGNCAEETQEPMTLQQVCADVNRIKNLGQQLYIASRSKPQNGNDQPMSSEMLEGKRHNASCFLPTLGSDSTEELGHALYDDLKKTPHVPSYQQINCVDSIIRYLESCSIPLLKRKCKSSTNTSSSSSEGDKKNQQRLQEIKALGGNGKDPGNYTADPSSVNSRTPVFADQEEVLKKQTNEGIVGAPLPDLTLSNRSPSVVSATSQCSYSSTIVHVPHPESEVTTVENTPVGNEHIELPPPNAQNLVAVTEGLKPVGLTKETLSAHTQKEEQNYVDKFRRRILLSPLRTYLQQDGRSNIGRFCDQGSSPSKEMAQASCKNGKKGKFKHQKPQRRSSDRRSCSKNRNGLPCEKRRIQKQSLSPSEVSHLSSSSMNFFPPVGYPVYSDALSSFPASSVGEELAICSSKPEPTSLSQLCCGAPSFPGLSSPNIGMFMAVFFHSFPIYTQVPQYAFLPSTQNVYLPSYPCTAVPPAPPPPAPSPIAPNSVDQSCPASSATSTEEQLEGQHGRALQLSSSRSSSPLQLNLLQEELPESAEPSLSTDVKACAEANCDNSLEDSGNSASSHCASSECTDRLLHEDSQSGTGSAASGSGLALSSSLGSHSCETSGGGTADSGKNSNCFASNDSSETSKAETDQEAKEKETPHKSKYESAWVMMDHTPEQVLMTYQMPNRVKEEVLKEDMEKLIVMRKQQPWFSDRQKRELAEVHTWIRTQTVPLQINTQGCVTCDIREATCESAMADDNMENKGKPLPVLEH; encoded by the exons ATGGTGATGATCCAGGAAATCAAAAAGTGTTTGCCTGAAGAGAAAAGGAGTTCCAGCAAGCCCAGTACCATCAGTGCTCTCAATTATGCTTTACGGTGTGTACAGCAGGTCCGAG CAAACAATGAGTTTTTCCAGGCTCTCAATGACCGAAGAATGTTCCAGACAGATGTGATGACAtacagcacagaggagctggTGACACTTGCATCAGAACGCACTCCAAAAAACAAT GACACCTTTGTGGCTGTGTTTTCCCTGCTTTCTGGGCGTATAGTGCATATTTCTGAGCAGGCAGCATCCATTCTAAACTATAAGAAGCAAGTCTTGGAATCCTCCCGGTTTGTAGAGCTTCTTGCCCCTCAGGATGCAAGTGTGTTCTATGCACACACTGATCAGTCTCACTTGCCGCTTTGGAACACAGAAAGTCAAACAG CCTCTCTATATGAATATGCCCAGGTGAAATCCTTTTTCTGCAGGATCAG AGGTGGTAAAGATCAAGAACAAGAAATGCACTGGTACCCATTCCGAATCACCCCGTACTTGGTCCACGTGTGCACCTCTGTCCATGTGGATGCAGAGTCCTGCTGCTTAGCTTTGGCTGAGAAAATTCACTCTGGATATGAAG CTCCTCGAATTCCTATGGATAAAAGAATCTTCACCACCACTCACACTCCAGGATGTGTTTTTCTTGAGATAGATGACAG AGCAGTGCCTTTGTTGGGTTACTTACCTCAAGATTTGATTGGAACATCCATACTGATGTATTTGCATCCAGAAGATCGTCCTTTAATGATCGCTATTCACCGTAAAA TCCTGAAGTTTGCTGGCCAGCCTCCTTTTGAATATTTACCCATTAGATTTTGCACTCAAAATGGGGATTATGTCATCCTGGATACCAGCTGGTCCAGTTTTGTGAATCCATGGAGCAGGAAAGTAGCGTTCATCATTGGCCGACACAAAGTCCGAAC AAGCCCTCTGAATGAAGATGTCTTTGCTACAAGAAGTCAGGAAGCTAGCAGTGTTGAGAAAGAGATAAAAGAATTGCAAGGGCAAATCTACAAGCTGCTTCTGCAG CCAGTTCATAGCAACGTTTCCAGTGGTTATGGTAGCCTTGGTAGCAGTGGTTCTTATGAGCACTATATCAGTGTAGCATCTTCAAGTGACTCCAATGGGAACTGCGCAGAGGAAACACAAGAACCA ATGACTTTGCAGCAGGTGTGTGCAGATGTCAACCGGATAAAGAATCTGGGACAGCAGTTGTATATTGCATCAAGGAGCAAGCCACAGAATGGAAACGATCAGCCTATGAGTTCAGAAATGCTAGAAG GGAAGAGGCACAATGCTTCCTGTTTTCTCCCGACCTTGGGAAGTGATAGCACGGAAGAACTGGGCCATGCACTTTATGATGATTTGAAGAAGACTCCACATGTTCCTTCCTATCAGCAGATTAATTGTGTTGACAGTATCATCAG ATATCTAGAGAGCTGCAGTATTCCACTactgaaaaggaaatgtaaatCTTCTACAAatacatcatcatcatcttcagaGGGTGACAAGAAAAACCAGCAAAGACTGCAGGAGATCAAGGCATTGGGAGGCAACGGAAAGGATCCTGGCAATT ATACTGCTGATCCTTCATCAGTTAATTCCCGAACTCCAGTATTTGCTGATCAGGAAGAGGTGCTGAAAAAGCAGACAAATGAAGGCATTGTGGGAGCTCCTCTGCCAGACCTGACCCTGTCCAACAGGTCTCCAAGTGTGGTGTCTGCCACCAGCCAGTGCAGTTACAGCAGCACTATTGTGCATGTCCCACACCCTGAATCAG AAGTGACTACAGTGGAGAATACTCCTGTTGGAAATGAACACATTGAGCTGCCTCCTCCAAATGCTCAGAATCTGGTTGCAGTGACTGAGGGGTTGAAGCCAGTTGGGCTAACAAAAGAGACTTTGTCAGCCCACACtcaaaaggaagagcaaaactACGTTGACAAGTTCCGCCGGAGGATCCTGCTCTCTCCACTTAGGACTTACCTTCAGCAGGATGGCAGAAGTAACATTGGGCGTTTCTGTGACCAAG gAAGTTCTCCTTCAAAGGAGATGGCTCAAGCCAGCTgtaaaaatggcaaaaaaggaaaattcaaacACCAGAAACCTCAGAGACGGTCTTCAGACAGACGATCTTGTAGTAAGAATAGAAATGGTCTTCCATGTGAGAAGAGAAGAATTCAGAAGCAGTCACTTTCTCCCTCAGAAGTGTCCCATTTAAGCTCCTCCAGTAtgaatttctttcctcctgtgGGATATCCTGTCTATTCAGATGCGCTGTCTAGTTTTCCTGCCTCTTCTGTAGGAGAGGAACTCGCCATTTGCTCTTCAAAACCTGAGCCCACATCAttgtcacagctgtgctgtggagcaCCATCATTCCCAGGGCTTTCTTCCCCAAACATAGGGATGTTTATGGCCGTATTTTTTCACAGTTTCCCCATATATACCCAGGTGCCTCAATATGCCTTTCTTCCTAGCACTCAGAATGTTTATCTCCCTTCATATCCATGCACTGCCGTACCTCCTgcccctcctcctccagctccctcaCCAATAGCCCCAAATTCTGTGGATCAGTCCTGTCCGGCCTCTTCTGCCACATCCactgaggagcagctggagggaCAGCATGGCCGGGCCCTACAGCTGAGTAGCTCACGGAGCAGCTCCCCACTTCAGCTGAATTTGCTTCAAGAAGAGCTGCCAGAATCTGCGGAGCCTTCACTTAGTACTGATGTTAAAGCATGTGCAGAAGCTAATTGT GACAATAGTCTAGAAGATAGTGGTAACAGTGCCAGTAGCCATTGCGCTTCTAGTGAATGCACTGACCGCTTGCTGCATGAGGACTCCCAGTCAGGCACAGGTTCAGCAGCATCAGGCAGTGGATTGGCTTTATCTAGTTCTTTAGGCTCTCACTCCTGTGAAACTTCTGGTGGTGGCACAG CAGACAGTGGGAAAAACAGCAACTGTTTTGCCAGTAATGATTCTTCTGAAACTTCCAAAGCAGAGACTGatcaagaagcaaaagaaaaagagacacCTCATAAATCTAAATATGAGTCAGCCTGGGTGATGATGGATCACACACCTGAGCAAGTTCTAATGACGTACCAAATGCCTAACAG AGTTAAAGAGGAAGTTTTAAAAGAGGATATGGAGAAGCTGATAGTCATGCGAAAGCAGCAGCCTTGGTTTTCAGATAGACAAAAGAGGGAGCTTGCAGAAGTGCATACGTGGATCCGGACACAGACTGTCCCACTACAAATCAACACTCAA GGATGTGTTACATGTGACATCAGGGAAGCAACTTGTGAGTCTGCAATGGCTGATGACAATATGGAAAACAAGGGAAAACCGCTTCCAGTCTTGGAACACTGA
- the PER3 gene encoding period circadian protein homolog 3 isoform X4 yields MALRAHLLERGHSPSRGRPGRGGRDQLDWSQSHKDLMVMIQEIKKCLPEEKRSSSKPSTISALNYALRCVQQVRANNEFFQALNDRRMFQTDVMTYSTEELVTLASERTPKNNDTFVAVFSLLSGRIVHISEQAASILNYKKQVLESSRFVELLAPQDASVFYAHTDQSHLPLWNTESQTASLYEYAQVKSFFCRIRGGKDQEQEMHWYPFRITPYLVHVCTSVHVDAESCCLALAEKIHSGYEAPRIPMDKRIFTTTHTPGCVFLEIDDRAVPLLGYLPQDLIGTSILMYLHPEDRPLMIAIHRKILKFAGQPPFEYLPIRFCTQNGDYVILDTSWSSFVNPWSRKVAFIIGRHKVRTSPLNEDVFATRSQEASSVEKEIKELQGQIYKLLLQPVHSNVSSGYGSLGSSGSYEHYISVASSSDSNGNCAEETQEPMTLQQVCADVNRIKNLGQQLYIASRSKPQNGNDQPMSSEMLEGKRHNASCFLPTLGSDSTEELGHALYDDLKKTPHVPSYQQINCVDSIIRYLESCSIPLLKRKCKSSTNTSSSSSEGDKKNQQRLQEIKALGGNGKDPGNYTADPSSVNSRTPVFADQEEVLKKQTNEGIVGAPLPDLTLSNRSPSVVSATSQCSYSSTIVHVPHPESEVTTVENTPVGNEHIELPPPNAQNLVAVTEGLKPVGLTKETLSAHTQKEEQNYVDKFRRRILLSPLRTYLQQDGRSNIGRFCDQGSSPSKEMAQASCKNGKKGKFKHQKPQRRSSDRRSCSKNRNGLPCEKRRIQKQSLSPSEVSHLSSSSMNFFPPVGYPVYSDALSSFPASSVGEELAICSSKPEPTSLSQLCCGAPSFPGLSSPNIGMFMAVFFHSFPIYTQVPQYAFLPSTQNVYLPSYPCTAVPPAPPPPAPSPIAPNSVDQSCPASSATSTEEQLEGQHGRALQLSSSRSSSPLQLNLLQEELPESAEPSLSTDVKACAEANCDNSLEDSGNSASSHCASSECTDRLLHEDSQSGTGSAASGSGLALSSSLGSHSCETSGGGTADSGKNSNCFASNDSSETSKAETDQEAKEKETPHKSKYESAWVMMDHTPEQVLMTYQMPNRVKEEVLKEDMEKLIVMRKQQPWFSDRQKRELAEVHTWIRTQTVPLQINTQGCVTCDIREATCESAMADDNMENKGKPLPVLEH; encoded by the exons ATGGCGCTGAGAGCTCACCTGCTGGAGCGCGGCCATTCCCCGTCCCGAGGGCGGccggggaggggagggcg TGATCAGCTGGATTGGAGTCAGTCGCACAAAGATCTGATGGTGATGATCCAGGAAATCAAAAAGTGTTTGCCTGAAGAGAAAAGGAGTTCCAGCAAGCCCAGTACCATCAGTGCTCTCAATTATGCTTTACGGTGTGTACAGCAGGTCCGAG CAAACAATGAGTTTTTCCAGGCTCTCAATGACCGAAGAATGTTCCAGACAGATGTGATGACAtacagcacagaggagctggTGACACTTGCATCAGAACGCACTCCAAAAAACAAT GACACCTTTGTGGCTGTGTTTTCCCTGCTTTCTGGGCGTATAGTGCATATTTCTGAGCAGGCAGCATCCATTCTAAACTATAAGAAGCAAGTCTTGGAATCCTCCCGGTTTGTAGAGCTTCTTGCCCCTCAGGATGCAAGTGTGTTCTATGCACACACTGATCAGTCTCACTTGCCGCTTTGGAACACAGAAAGTCAAACAG CCTCTCTATATGAATATGCCCAGGTGAAATCCTTTTTCTGCAGGATCAG AGGTGGTAAAGATCAAGAACAAGAAATGCACTGGTACCCATTCCGAATCACCCCGTACTTGGTCCACGTGTGCACCTCTGTCCATGTGGATGCAGAGTCCTGCTGCTTAGCTTTGGCTGAGAAAATTCACTCTGGATATGAAG CTCCTCGAATTCCTATGGATAAAAGAATCTTCACCACCACTCACACTCCAGGATGTGTTTTTCTTGAGATAGATGACAG AGCAGTGCCTTTGTTGGGTTACTTACCTCAAGATTTGATTGGAACATCCATACTGATGTATTTGCATCCAGAAGATCGTCCTTTAATGATCGCTATTCACCGTAAAA TCCTGAAGTTTGCTGGCCAGCCTCCTTTTGAATATTTACCCATTAGATTTTGCACTCAAAATGGGGATTATGTCATCCTGGATACCAGCTGGTCCAGTTTTGTGAATCCATGGAGCAGGAAAGTAGCGTTCATCATTGGCCGACACAAAGTCCGAAC AAGCCCTCTGAATGAAGATGTCTTTGCTACAAGAAGTCAGGAAGCTAGCAGTGTTGAGAAAGAGATAAAAGAATTGCAAGGGCAAATCTACAAGCTGCTTCTGCAG CCAGTTCATAGCAACGTTTCCAGTGGTTATGGTAGCCTTGGTAGCAGTGGTTCTTATGAGCACTATATCAGTGTAGCATCTTCAAGTGACTCCAATGGGAACTGCGCAGAGGAAACACAAGAACCA ATGACTTTGCAGCAGGTGTGTGCAGATGTCAACCGGATAAAGAATCTGGGACAGCAGTTGTATATTGCATCAAGGAGCAAGCCACAGAATGGAAACGATCAGCCTATGAGTTCAGAAATGCTAGAAG GGAAGAGGCACAATGCTTCCTGTTTTCTCCCGACCTTGGGAAGTGATAGCACGGAAGAACTGGGCCATGCACTTTATGATGATTTGAAGAAGACTCCACATGTTCCTTCCTATCAGCAGATTAATTGTGTTGACAGTATCATCAG ATATCTAGAGAGCTGCAGTATTCCACTactgaaaaggaaatgtaaatCTTCTACAAatacatcatcatcatcttcagaGGGTGACAAGAAAAACCAGCAAAGACTGCAGGAGATCAAGGCATTGGGAGGCAACGGAAAGGATCCTGGCAATT ATACTGCTGATCCTTCATCAGTTAATTCCCGAACTCCAGTATTTGCTGATCAGGAAGAGGTGCTGAAAAAGCAGACAAATGAAGGCATTGTGGGAGCTCCTCTGCCAGACCTGACCCTGTCCAACAGGTCTCCAAGTGTGGTGTCTGCCACCAGCCAGTGCAGTTACAGCAGCACTATTGTGCATGTCCCACACCCTGAATCAG AAGTGACTACAGTGGAGAATACTCCTGTTGGAAATGAACACATTGAGCTGCCTCCTCCAAATGCTCAGAATCTGGTTGCAGTGACTGAGGGGTTGAAGCCAGTTGGGCTAACAAAAGAGACTTTGTCAGCCCACACtcaaaaggaagagcaaaactACGTTGACAAGTTCCGCCGGAGGATCCTGCTCTCTCCACTTAGGACTTACCTTCAGCAGGATGGCAGAAGTAACATTGGGCGTTTCTGTGACCAAG gAAGTTCTCCTTCAAAGGAGATGGCTCAAGCCAGCTgtaaaaatggcaaaaaaggaaaattcaaacACCAGAAACCTCAGAGACGGTCTTCAGACAGACGATCTTGTAGTAAGAATAGAAATGGTCTTCCATGTGAGAAGAGAAGAATTCAGAAGCAGTCACTTTCTCCCTCAGAAGTGTCCCATTTAAGCTCCTCCAGTAtgaatttctttcctcctgtgGGATATCCTGTCTATTCAGATGCGCTGTCTAGTTTTCCTGCCTCTTCTGTAGGAGAGGAACTCGCCATTTGCTCTTCAAAACCTGAGCCCACATCAttgtcacagctgtgctgtggagcaCCATCATTCCCAGGGCTTTCTTCCCCAAACATAGGGATGTTTATGGCCGTATTTTTTCACAGTTTCCCCATATATACCCAGGTGCCTCAATATGCCTTTCTTCCTAGCACTCAGAATGTTTATCTCCCTTCATATCCATGCACTGCCGTACCTCCTgcccctcctcctccagctccctcaCCAATAGCCCCAAATTCTGTGGATCAGTCCTGTCCGGCCTCTTCTGCCACATCCactgaggagcagctggagggaCAGCATGGCCGGGCCCTACAGCTGAGTAGCTCACGGAGCAGCTCCCCACTTCAGCTGAATTTGCTTCAAGAAGAGCTGCCAGAATCTGCGGAGCCTTCACTTAGTACTGATGTTAAAGCATGTGCAGAAGCTAATTGT GACAATAGTCTAGAAGATAGTGGTAACAGTGCCAGTAGCCATTGCGCTTCTAGTGAATGCACTGACCGCTTGCTGCATGAGGACTCCCAGTCAGGCACAGGTTCAGCAGCATCAGGCAGTGGATTGGCTTTATCTAGTTCTTTAGGCTCTCACTCCTGTGAAACTTCTGGTGGTGGCACAG CAGACAGTGGGAAAAACAGCAACTGTTTTGCCAGTAATGATTCTTCTGAAACTTCCAAAGCAGAGACTGatcaagaagcaaaagaaaaagagacacCTCATAAATCTAAATATGAGTCAGCCTGGGTGATGATGGATCACACACCTGAGCAAGTTCTAATGACGTACCAAATGCCTAACAG AGTTAAAGAGGAAGTTTTAAAAGAGGATATGGAGAAGCTGATAGTCATGCGAAAGCAGCAGCCTTGGTTTTCAGATAGACAAAAGAGGGAGCTTGCAGAAGTGCATACGTGGATCCGGACACAGACTGTCCCACTACAAATCAACACTCAA GGATGTGTTACATGTGACATCAGGGAAGCAACTTGTGAGTCTGCAATGGCTGATGACAATATGGAAAACAAGGGAAAACCGCTTCCAGTCTTGGAACACTGA
- the PER3 gene encoding period circadian protein homolog 3 isoform X5 codes for MDGSGAGLSAGSGSDGDRRDGTECGGFSDQLDWSQSHKDLMVMIQEIKKCLPEEKRSSSKPSTISALNYALRCVQQVRANNEFFQALNDRRMFQTDVMTYSTEELVTLASERTPKNNDTFVAVFSLLSGRIVHISEQAASILNYKKQVLESSRFVELLAPQDASVFYAHTDQSHLPLWNTESQTASLYEYAQVKSFFCRIRGGKDQEQEMHWYPFRITPYLVHVCTSVHVDAESCCLALAEKIHSGYEAPRIPMDKRIFTTTHTPGCVFLEIDDRAVPLLGYLPQDLIGTSILMYLHPEDRPLMIAIHRKILKFAGQPPFEYLPIRFCTQNGDYVILDTSWSSFVNPWSRKVAFIIGRHKVRTSPLNEDVFATRSQEASSVEKEIKELQGQIYKLLLQPVHSNVSSGYGSLGSSGSYEHYISVASSSDSNGNCAEETQEPMTLQQVCADVNRIKNLGQQLYIASRSKPQNGNDQPMSSEMLEGKRHNASCFLPTLGSDSTEELGHALYDDLKKTPHVPSYQQINCVDSIIRYLESCSIPLLKRKCKSSTNTSSSSSEGDKKNQQRLQEIKALGGNGKDPGNYTADPSSVNSRTPVFADQEEVLKKQTNEGIVGAPLPDLTLSNRSPSVVSATSQCSYSSTIVHVPHPESEVTTVENTPVGNEHIELPPPNAQNLVAVTEGLKPVGLTKETLSAHTQKEEQNYVDKFRRRILLSPLRTYLQQDGRSNIGRFCDQGSSPSKEMAQASCKNGKKGKFKHQKPQRRSSDRRSCSKNRNGLPCEKRRIQKQSLSPSEVSHLSSSSMNFFPPVGYPVYSDALSSFPASSVGEELAICSSKPEPTSLSQLCCGAPSFPGLSSPNIGMFMAVFFHSFPIYTQVPQYAFLPSTQNVYLPSYPCTAVPPAPPPPAPSPIAPNSVDQSCPASSATSTEEQLEGQHGRALQLSSSRSSSPLQLNLLQEELPESAEPSLSTDVKACAEANCDNSLEDSGNSASSHCASSECTDRLLHEDSQSGTGSAASGSGLALSSSLGSHSCETSGGGTADSGKNSNCFASNDSSETSKAETDQEAKEKETPHKSKYESAWVMMDHTPEQVLMTYQMPNRVKEEVLKEDMEKLIVMRKQQPWFSDRQKRELAEVHTWIRTQTVPLQINTQVRSCERSQQLIRVLAS; via the exons ATGGACGGCAGCGGCGCGGGGCTGAGCGCGGGAAGCGGCTCCGACGGGGATCGGCGCGACGGAACGGAGTGCGGAGGCTTCAG TGATCAGCTGGATTGGAGTCAGTCGCACAAAGATCTGATGGTGATGATCCAGGAAATCAAAAAGTGTTTGCCTGAAGAGAAAAGGAGTTCCAGCAAGCCCAGTACCATCAGTGCTCTCAATTATGCTTTACGGTGTGTACAGCAGGTCCGAG CAAACAATGAGTTTTTCCAGGCTCTCAATGACCGAAGAATGTTCCAGACAGATGTGATGACAtacagcacagaggagctggTGACACTTGCATCAGAACGCACTCCAAAAAACAAT GACACCTTTGTGGCTGTGTTTTCCCTGCTTTCTGGGCGTATAGTGCATATTTCTGAGCAGGCAGCATCCATTCTAAACTATAAGAAGCAAGTCTTGGAATCCTCCCGGTTTGTAGAGCTTCTTGCCCCTCAGGATGCAAGTGTGTTCTATGCACACACTGATCAGTCTCACTTGCCGCTTTGGAACACAGAAAGTCAAACAG CCTCTCTATATGAATATGCCCAGGTGAAATCCTTTTTCTGCAGGATCAG AGGTGGTAAAGATCAAGAACAAGAAATGCACTGGTACCCATTCCGAATCACCCCGTACTTGGTCCACGTGTGCACCTCTGTCCATGTGGATGCAGAGTCCTGCTGCTTAGCTTTGGCTGAGAAAATTCACTCTGGATATGAAG CTCCTCGAATTCCTATGGATAAAAGAATCTTCACCACCACTCACACTCCAGGATGTGTTTTTCTTGAGATAGATGACAG AGCAGTGCCTTTGTTGGGTTACTTACCTCAAGATTTGATTGGAACATCCATACTGATGTATTTGCATCCAGAAGATCGTCCTTTAATGATCGCTATTCACCGTAAAA TCCTGAAGTTTGCTGGCCAGCCTCCTTTTGAATATTTACCCATTAGATTTTGCACTCAAAATGGGGATTATGTCATCCTGGATACCAGCTGGTCCAGTTTTGTGAATCCATGGAGCAGGAAAGTAGCGTTCATCATTGGCCGACACAAAGTCCGAAC AAGCCCTCTGAATGAAGATGTCTTTGCTACAAGAAGTCAGGAAGCTAGCAGTGTTGAGAAAGAGATAAAAGAATTGCAAGGGCAAATCTACAAGCTGCTTCTGCAG CCAGTTCATAGCAACGTTTCCAGTGGTTATGGTAGCCTTGGTAGCAGTGGTTCTTATGAGCACTATATCAGTGTAGCATCTTCAAGTGACTCCAATGGGAACTGCGCAGAGGAAACACAAGAACCA ATGACTTTGCAGCAGGTGTGTGCAGATGTCAACCGGATAAAGAATCTGGGACAGCAGTTGTATATTGCATCAAGGAGCAAGCCACAGAATGGAAACGATCAGCCTATGAGTTCAGAAATGCTAGAAG GGAAGAGGCACAATGCTTCCTGTTTTCTCCCGACCTTGGGAAGTGATAGCACGGAAGAACTGGGCCATGCACTTTATGATGATTTGAAGAAGACTCCACATGTTCCTTCCTATCAGCAGATTAATTGTGTTGACAGTATCATCAG ATATCTAGAGAGCTGCAGTATTCCACTactgaaaaggaaatgtaaatCTTCTACAAatacatcatcatcatcttcagaGGGTGACAAGAAAAACCAGCAAAGACTGCAGGAGATCAAGGCATTGGGAGGCAACGGAAAGGATCCTGGCAATT ATACTGCTGATCCTTCATCAGTTAATTCCCGAACTCCAGTATTTGCTGATCAGGAAGAGGTGCTGAAAAAGCAGACAAATGAAGGCATTGTGGGAGCTCCTCTGCCAGACCTGACCCTGTCCAACAGGTCTCCAAGTGTGGTGTCTGCCACCAGCCAGTGCAGTTACAGCAGCACTATTGTGCATGTCCCACACCCTGAATCAG AAGTGACTACAGTGGAGAATACTCCTGTTGGAAATGAACACATTGAGCTGCCTCCTCCAAATGCTCAGAATCTGGTTGCAGTGACTGAGGGGTTGAAGCCAGTTGGGCTAACAAAAGAGACTTTGTCAGCCCACACtcaaaaggaagagcaaaactACGTTGACAAGTTCCGCCGGAGGATCCTGCTCTCTCCACTTAGGACTTACCTTCAGCAGGATGGCAGAAGTAACATTGGGCGTTTCTGTGACCAAG gAAGTTCTCCTTCAAAGGAGATGGCTCAAGCCAGCTgtaaaaatggcaaaaaaggaaaattcaaacACCAGAAACCTCAGAGACGGTCTTCAGACAGACGATCTTGTAGTAAGAATAGAAATGGTCTTCCATGTGAGAAGAGAAGAATTCAGAAGCAGTCACTTTCTCCCTCAGAAGTGTCCCATTTAAGCTCCTCCAGTAtgaatttctttcctcctgtgGGATATCCTGTCTATTCAGATGCGCTGTCTAGTTTTCCTGCCTCTTCTGTAGGAGAGGAACTCGCCATTTGCTCTTCAAAACCTGAGCCCACATCAttgtcacagctgtgctgtggagcaCCATCATTCCCAGGGCTTTCTTCCCCAAACATAGGGATGTTTATGGCCGTATTTTTTCACAGTTTCCCCATATATACCCAGGTGCCTCAATATGCCTTTCTTCCTAGCACTCAGAATGTTTATCTCCCTTCATATCCATGCACTGCCGTACCTCCTgcccctcctcctccagctccctcaCCAATAGCCCCAAATTCTGTGGATCAGTCCTGTCCGGCCTCTTCTGCCACATCCactgaggagcagctggagggaCAGCATGGCCGGGCCCTACAGCTGAGTAGCTCACGGAGCAGCTCCCCACTTCAGCTGAATTTGCTTCAAGAAGAGCTGCCAGAATCTGCGGAGCCTTCACTTAGTACTGATGTTAAAGCATGTGCAGAAGCTAATTGT GACAATAGTCTAGAAGATAGTGGTAACAGTGCCAGTAGCCATTGCGCTTCTAGTGAATGCACTGACCGCTTGCTGCATGAGGACTCCCAGTCAGGCACAGGTTCAGCAGCATCAGGCAGTGGATTGGCTTTATCTAGTTCTTTAGGCTCTCACTCCTGTGAAACTTCTGGTGGTGGCACAG CAGACAGTGGGAAAAACAGCAACTGTTTTGCCAGTAATGATTCTTCTGAAACTTCCAAAGCAGAGACTGatcaagaagcaaaagaaaaagagacacCTCATAAATCTAAATATGAGTCAGCCTGGGTGATGATGGATCACACACCTGAGCAAGTTCTAATGACGTACCAAATGCCTAACAG AGTTAAAGAGGAAGTTTTAAAAGAGGATATGGAGAAGCTGATAGTCATGCGAAAGCAGCAGCCTTGGTTTTCAGATAGACAAAAGAGGGAGCTTGCAGAAGTGCATACGTGGATCCGGACACAGACTGTCCCACTACAAATCAACACTCAAGTAAGAAGTTGTGAAAGGAGTCAGCAGCTTATTCGTGTCTTGGCTAGCTAG